A section of the Pedobacter sp. HDW13 genome encodes:
- a CDS encoding S-adenosyl-l-methionine hydroxide adenosyltransferase family protein produces MGIITLTTDLGSKDFYQSALKGSLLSLMPNVNLIDITHDVPSFNISYAAFVLKNAYPYFPKNTVHLIGIDSVYSENTKYIAVKHRDHYFVGADNGIFSLLFDEHPEDVVELNIMQDLKYLHFPLVDIFVKAATHLAKGGKLKDIGLPVAEIEQKMLLHPVIEKDVIRGSVVYIDTFCNVITNITKDLFTRIQQNRDFTLHFRKSETITQLSWHYNEVQEGEKLCLFGISNHLEIAINKGKASGLLGLHLGDIVRVEFHSKAG; encoded by the coding sequence ATGGGGATAATTACTTTAACAACAGATTTAGGTTCAAAAGATTTTTACCAGAGTGCACTAAAAGGTAGTCTGCTGAGTCTTATGCCTAATGTTAATTTAATTGATATTACCCACGATGTTCCTTCGTTCAATATTTCGTACGCAGCTTTCGTTTTAAAGAACGCTTATCCCTATTTCCCAAAAAATACGGTACACTTAATCGGCATCGATTCTGTGTATAGCGAAAACACTAAATACATTGCAGTAAAGCACCGTGATCATTATTTTGTAGGCGCCGATAATGGTATTTTCTCCCTCCTTTTTGATGAGCATCCGGAAGATGTGGTAGAGCTGAATATCATGCAGGATTTGAAGTATCTGCACTTTCCATTGGTTGATATTTTTGTAAAAGCTGCTACACACCTGGCTAAAGGGGGTAAGCTAAAAGATATCGGTTTACCTGTAGCAGAGATTGAGCAAAAGATGCTTTTACATCCTGTTATTGAGAAAGATGTGATTCGCGGAAGTGTAGTTTACATCGACACTTTTTGCAACGTAATTACCAATATTACAAAAGATCTTTTTACCCGTATACAGCAAAACCGCGATTTTACCCTGCATTTTAGAAAGAGCGAAACCATTACCCAATTGAGCTGGCATTACAATGAAGTACAGGAAGGCGAAAAACTTTGCCTATTTGGTATTAGTAACCACCTCGAAATTGCCATTAATAAAGGTAAAGCCAGTGGTTTGTTAGGCTTACACCTGGGCGACATTGTTAGAGTGGAGTTTCATTCGAAGGCTGGTTAA
- a CDS encoding D-2-hydroxyacid dehydrogenase — MFKILANDGIDPIGKELLEKAGFQVDTETIAQDQLAEALKKYDAITVRSATKVRKELIDAVPNIKLIGRGGVGMDNIDVEYARSQGIAVVNTPAASSLSVAELVFSHLFTGIRFLQDANRKMPVEGSSQFNNLKKAYAKGTELSGKTIGIIGFGRIGRATAKVALGLGMNVLAYDLYPTETEITLDFQGGQSVSIPIKTVSLDEVITGSDFLSLHTPFADKPILGAEEFAKVKKGVGIVNCSRGGTIDEPALIEALNSGKVSFAGLDVFDNEPTPLAEILTHPKISLTPHIGASTNEAQERIGSELATLIIEHFKK, encoded by the coding sequence ATGTTTAAAATATTAGCAAACGACGGAATTGATCCGATCGGAAAAGAATTATTAGAAAAAGCAGGTTTCCAGGTTGATACCGAAACTATTGCACAAGATCAACTGGCTGAAGCTTTAAAAAAGTATGATGCGATTACAGTTCGTAGTGCTACAAAAGTTAGAAAAGAGCTGATTGATGCTGTACCAAATATTAAATTAATTGGTAGAGGTGGTGTAGGTATGGATAATATAGATGTGGAATATGCACGTAGTCAGGGTATTGCAGTTGTAAATACTCCTGCAGCTTCTTCTTTATCGGTAGCCGAACTGGTATTTTCTCACTTATTTACCGGTATCAGGTTTTTACAGGATGCTAACCGTAAAATGCCTGTTGAAGGTTCAAGTCAGTTCAATAACCTTAAAAAAGCTTATGCAAAAGGAACTGAACTAAGTGGGAAAACCATTGGTATTATCGGTTTTGGTCGTATTGGCCGTGCTACTGCTAAAGTTGCTTTAGGTTTAGGTATGAATGTTTTAGCTTACGATTTATATCCAACCGAAACTGAAATTACTTTAGATTTTCAGGGCGGTCAATCGGTAAGTATTCCAATTAAAACCGTTTCTTTGGATGAAGTAATTACCGGAAGTGATTTCTTAAGCTTGCATACACCATTTGCTGATAAGCCGATTTTAGGTGCTGAAGAATTTGCTAAAGTGAAAAAAGGCGTTGGTATTGTAAACTGCTCACGTGGTGGAACAATAGATGAGCCTGCTTTAATTGAAGCATTAAACTCTGGTAAAGTATCTTTTGCAGGTTTAGATGTTTTCGATAATGAGCCTACACCATTGGCTGAAATTTTAACACACCCTAAAATCTCGTTAACACCACACATTGGTGCATCAACAAATGAAGCTCAGGAGCGTATTGGTTCGGAATTGGCTACATTGATTATCGAGCATTTTAAAAAATAA
- the serC gene encoding 3-phosphoserine/phosphohydroxythreonine transaminase — protein MKHNFGAGPCILPQEVFKQAAQAVLDFNDGLSILEISHRTTEFEAVVAEADKLVKELLNVPSGYSVLFLQGGASLQFAMVPMNLLGDGQTASYLDSGVWASKALKEAKLVGNVNVVASSKDANYTFIPKDFEIPADSAYFHYTSNNTIYGTELFETPKTTVPVVCDMSSDIMSRVIDVSQFDLIYAGAQKNVGPAGLTIVIVKDEILNKIDRKIPSMLNYQSHIDNGSMYNTPPVFSIYVALLNLRWLKSKGGVAEIERENKQKAEALYREIDRNPLFKGTCALEDRSKMNICFVMENAELEKPFLKYAEEQGIVGIKGHRSVGGFRASMYNALPITSVHALIDAMQAFEEQQAKVN, from the coding sequence ATGAAGCATAATTTTGGCGCAGGCCCTTGTATTTTACCTCAAGAAGTGTTTAAACAAGCAGCTCAGGCTGTTTTAGATTTTAACGATGGATTATCAATTTTAGAGATTTCGCACAGAACAACCGAGTTTGAGGCAGTTGTTGCAGAAGCTGATAAATTGGTAAAGGAATTATTAAATGTGCCATCGGGATATTCCGTTTTATTTTTACAGGGTGGTGCAAGTTTACAGTTCGCAATGGTGCCGATGAATTTGTTGGGCGATGGACAAACTGCAAGCTATTTAGATTCTGGCGTTTGGGCTAGTAAGGCTTTAAAGGAAGCTAAACTGGTAGGCAATGTAAATGTAGTGGCTTCTTCTAAAGATGCTAATTATACCTTTATTCCGAAAGATTTCGAGATTCCGGCTGATAGTGCTTATTTCCACTACACTTCGAACAATACTATTTACGGTACTGAGCTTTTCGAAACACCTAAAACCACTGTTCCGGTAGTATGCGACATGTCGTCTGATATCATGAGCCGTGTGATTGATGTTTCTCAGTTCGATTTAATTTATGCAGGTGCACAAAAAAATGTGGGCCCGGCCGGATTAACCATTGTGATTGTTAAGGACGAGATTCTAAACAAGATCGACCGTAAAATTCCATCAATGCTGAACTATCAGTCGCATATCGATAATGGTTCGATGTACAATACTCCACCGGTTTTCTCTATCTACGTTGCTTTATTAAACCTGCGTTGGTTAAAATCAAAAGGCGGTGTTGCTGAAATCGAGAGAGAAAACAAGCAAAAAGCCGAAGCACTTTACAGAGAGATTGATCGTAATCCTTTATTCAAAGGTACTTGTGCACTTGAAGATCGTTCTAAAATGAATATTTGTTTCGTAATGGAAAATGCCGAACTGGAAAAACCATTTCTGAAATATGCAGAAGAACAAGGTATTGTTGGTATTAAAGGCCACAGAAGTGTTGGTGGTTTCCGTGCTTCGATGTACAATGCTTTGCCAATTACAAGCGTACACGCTTTAATTGATGCCATGCAGGCATTTGAGGAACAACAGGCAAAGGTGAATTAA
- a CDS encoding TonB-dependent receptor produces the protein MLKLRLLFLLLIAGCGLAVAQPLVRVSGIVQNEEKLPLAQVTVIVLGQAQSTVTDEFGVYTIYSKSKSFSIKYSLLGYQPQTIKFNERSGARILQKVNLIANINELEQVNITNKQNQLSNATTINVTDIGAMPLVSGNFETMLKTLPGVSTNNELSAQYSVRGGNFDENLIYINDVEINRPVLIRNGQQEGLSFINSDLVSKAKFSAGGFEAKYGDKLSSILDIRYDKPDSNQTILSTSLLNTSLSTKQVFKHSFLLAGLRYKNNTSVLIKQDEKGSYSPNYADAQVLYQYDFSPKFNISFLSNFNIGQFKLVPTNRETQFGTLSTTLKLNVDYTGQEIDDYQTFGSAVTAAYSPRPNLVVKFINSYFNTIERERFDINGSYVFAEVDNNFSGENFGPVSKNKGIGSYYNYGRNSLNTQVFASEIKVDQNFNSHVFSWGFKFDQSTYNDKLNEYNYTDSAGFILPNNGKNVVMQNVINVKNNLDIKNYSAYIQDSYSLSSSAELQLGARATYGSLSKQLLISPRMLIAYRPNSNNKILRFTAGVYKQPPSYRTIRNFSGVLNVDQKAQSSYNTSLGYEYAFDAFGTRLKFTSEAYFKYSDRLIPYKIDNLRIKYLANEISKGYAYGADFSIGGEFVKDLVSYFRMSVMHANEDIIGDSYVQNGTTIYPGYLKRPTDQRLNFSIFFQDRLLNSPTYKVHLNALYGSRLPIGPTQTPRYLDQFFVPSYKRVDIGFSKDFLDDTALHKPKFLDRNFSSVILFFEVFNLLNIDNTVSYLWLKDVDNVQYAIPNYLTGRQFNLKLIVKLKNN, from the coding sequence ATGCTCAAATTACGGCTCCTCTTTCTTCTTTTAATTGCCGGTTGCGGTTTAGCTGTCGCCCAACCTCTGGTTAGGGTTTCGGGGATTGTGCAAAATGAAGAAAAGCTGCCGCTGGCACAAGTTACCGTTATTGTATTAGGTCAGGCACAATCAACTGTAACCGATGAATTTGGTGTGTATACCATTTATTCAAAATCCAAATCCTTTAGTATTAAATATTCCCTCTTGGGCTATCAGCCTCAAACCATCAAATTTAACGAACGTTCTGGTGCGCGAATATTGCAAAAAGTTAATTTAATAGCCAATATTAATGAACTGGAGCAGGTAAATATTACCAATAAGCAAAACCAGCTCAGTAATGCCACCACCATAAATGTTACCGATATTGGCGCTATGCCTTTGGTTTCGGGTAATTTTGAAACAATGCTCAAAACCTTGCCTGGGGTATCTACCAATAATGAATTAAGTGCACAGTACAGCGTTCGTGGGGGTAATTTTGACGAAAATTTAATCTACATCAATGATGTAGAAATTAACCGGCCTGTACTTATCCGCAACGGGCAGCAGGAGGGACTTAGTTTTATCAATTCCGATCTGGTCAGCAAAGCAAAGTTCTCGGCTGGTGGCTTTGAAGCCAAATATGGCGATAAGCTTTCATCTATTCTGGATATCAGATACGATAAACCCGATAGTAACCAGACCATATTGAGTACCAGTTTGTTAAATACTTCTTTAAGCACAAAGCAAGTATTTAAGCACAGTTTTTTACTGGCTGGCTTACGTTACAAGAATAATACGAGTGTGCTAATTAAGCAGGACGAAAAAGGGAGTTACAGTCCCAATTACGCTGATGCACAAGTGCTGTACCAGTATGATTTTTCGCCTAAATTTAACATCAGTTTTTTGAGTAATTTTAATATTGGTCAATTTAAACTGGTACCTACCAACCGCGAAACGCAGTTTGGAACATTAAGCACTACACTTAAGTTAAATGTAGATTATACTGGGCAGGAGATAGACGATTATCAGACTTTTGGTAGTGCTGTTACTGCTGCTTATTCGCCGAGACCAAATTTAGTGGTTAAATTTATAAACAGTTATTTTAATACGATTGAGCGTGAGCGTTTCGATATTAACGGAAGCTACGTTTTTGCGGAAGTAGACAATAACTTTTCGGGCGAAAATTTTGGCCCTGTTAGTAAAAATAAAGGAATAGGAAGTTATTATAATTATGGGCGAAACAGTTTAAATACCCAGGTTTTTGCATCAGAAATAAAGGTTGATCAGAATTTTAACAGTCATGTTTTTTCATGGGGATTTAAATTCGATCAATCTACATATAACGATAAATTGAATGAATATAACTATACCGATTCTGCAGGTTTTATTTTGCCCAATAATGGTAAAAATGTTGTAATGCAGAATGTAATTAACGTTAAGAATAACCTCGATATCAAAAACTACAGCGCCTATATTCAGGATAGTTATTCGCTTTCCAGCTCGGCCGAGCTACAGTTGGGGGCACGCGCGACCTACGGTTCTTTAAGTAAACAACTGTTAATCAGTCCGAGGATGCTGATTGCTTACCGGCCTAACTCTAACAATAAAATTTTAAGGTTTACGGCTGGCGTTTACAAACAACCGCCATCATACCGTACCATCCGCAATTTCTCGGGCGTTTTAAATGTCGATCAGAAAGCACAAAGTTCTTACAATACCTCTTTGGGTTATGAATACGCTTTTGATGCCTTCGGCACACGCTTAAAATTTACTTCTGAAGCTTATTTTAAATATTCCGACCGGTTAATTCCTTACAAAATTGATAATTTAAGGATAAAATACCTCGCAAATGAAATATCAAAAGGCTATGCCTATGGTGCCGATTTTAGTATAGGAGGGGAGTTTGTGAAAGACCTGGTTTCGTATTTCAGGATGTCGGTGATGCATGCCAATGAAGATATTATCGGTGATAGTTATGTGCAAAACGGAACCACCATTTATCCGGGTTATCTAAAACGGCCAACAGATCAGCGGTTAAATTTCTCTATTTTCTTTCAGGATCGGTTGTTGAACAGTCCTACATATAAGGTGCATTTAAATGCGCTCTATGGCTCACGCCTGCCCATTGGCCCTACACAAACACCTAGATATTTGGATCAGTTTTTTGTTCCATCTTATAAAAGGGTAGATATCGGTTTTTCTAAAGATTTCCTGGACGATACTGCTTTGCATAAACCAAAATTCTTAGACCGTAATTTCAGTTCCGTGATTCTGTTTTTTGAAGTTTTTAACCTGCTCAATATCGATAATACAGTTTCTTATTTATGGTTAAAGGATGTAGATAATGTTCAGTACGCCATTCCAAATTATTTAACCGGGAGGCAATTTAATTTAAAACTGATTGTTAAATTGAAAAATAATTAA
- the rpe gene encoding ribulose-phosphate 3-epimerase yields the protein MKYIIAPSILSADFGNLQRDIEMINNSEADWFHVDVMDGVFVPNISFGFPVMGAVKKHATKPLDVHLMIVEPDKYIQDFAQAGADRITVHYEACTHLHRSIQLIKASGCKAGVALNPHTPVTLLQDVIEDLDLVLIMSVNPGFGGQAFIHNTYKKIQDLKALIKGINDDLIIEVDGGVGLQNIATLISAGANAFVAGNAIFATESPTVTISEMKQLTHNSVSI from the coding sequence ATGAAATACATTATAGCCCCATCCATACTTTCTGCCGATTTTGGCAATTTGCAGCGTGATATTGAAATGATTAACAACAGTGAAGCCGATTGGTTCCATGTTGATGTGATGGATGGCGTTTTTGTACCCAATATATCTTTTGGCTTTCCGGTTATGGGTGCTGTTAAAAAACATGCAACAAAACCTTTGGATGTTCATTTAATGATTGTGGAACCTGATAAATACATTCAGGATTTTGCTCAGGCAGGGGCAGACCGCATTACCGTTCATTACGAAGCCTGTACACACTTGCACCGTAGTATTCAATTAATAAAGGCATCAGGCTGTAAAGCCGGGGTGGCCTTAAACCCACATACACCTGTTACTTTATTGCAGGATGTAATTGAAGATCTGGATCTGGTGCTGATTATGTCTGTTAACCCCGGTTTTGGCGGTCAGGCTTTTATTCACAATACCTATAAAAAAATACAGGATCTGAAAGCGTTGATTAAAGGAATTAACGACGATTTAATTATTGAGGTAGATGGTGGTGTAGGTTTGCAGAATATAGCTACACTGATATCGGCGGGTGCGAATGCTTTTGTAGCGGGTAATGCAATTTTTGCGACTGAAAGCCCTACAGTAACTATTTCTGAGATGAAACAATTAACCCATAATAGTGTGAGTATTTAA
- the pnp gene encoding polyribonucleotide nucleotidyltransferase, producing MNVIKKSFDLGDGRIVEIETGKLAKQADGSVVVKMGDTMLLATVVSTVGAKPGTDFLPLSVDYQEKYAATGRIPGGFLRREARLSDYEVLISRLVDRALRPMFPSDYHSDTQVMISLISADKNIMPDCLAGLAASAALSVSDIPFNGPISEVRVAKIDGKLVINPYASDLERATLEFMVAGSANDIGMVEGECDEIQEDEMVEALKFAHDAIKKQCAIQVELTEATGKTVKREYSHEDHDADLKAKVYADTYDKVYALAKSGSNKDERKVGFTAIINEFFEAMPEDTADLTKAMAKHYYHDVQYDAIRNLLLDEGIRLDGRKTTEIRPIWSEVGYLPAAHGSAVFTRGETQSLTSVTLGSKDDEQMIDGAFFNGYQKFLLHYNFPGFSTGEVRPNRGAGRREIGHGALAQRSLKKVLPQGEANPYTIRVVSDILESNGSSSMATVCAGTLALMDAGIKIKSPVSGIAMGLITDEKTGKYAILSDILGDEDHLGDMDFKVTGTENGIVACQMDLKINGLSYEVLTKALLQAKDGRLHILNEMKKTISQPNEDYKPHAPRIVSLTIDKEFIGAIIGPGGKIIQEMQRETGASISIEEVDGKGIVEVFADNKASIDAAVTRIRNIVAKPEIGEIYQGKVKSIMPFGAFVEVMPGKDGLLHISEISWERLETMDGVLKEGDKIEVKLLDIDKQGKMKLSRKVLLPRPEKPAAPKA from the coding sequence ATGAATGTAATAAAAAAATCGTTCGACTTGGGCGATGGCAGAATTGTAGAAATTGAAACTGGTAAACTGGCTAAACAGGCTGACGGTTCGGTTGTAGTAAAAATGGGCGATACCATGTTGTTAGCAACAGTAGTATCAACAGTGGGCGCTAAACCAGGTACTGATTTTTTACCTTTATCGGTTGATTATCAGGAGAAATATGCAGCAACAGGCCGTATCCCAGGAGGCTTTTTACGTCGTGAGGCAAGATTATCTGATTACGAGGTTTTAATCTCTCGTTTGGTTGACAGGGCTTTGCGTCCAATGTTCCCTTCAGATTATCACTCTGATACTCAAGTGATGATTTCATTAATTTCTGCTGATAAAAATATTATGCCTGATTGCTTAGCTGGTTTAGCTGCATCGGCTGCATTATCAGTTTCAGATATTCCTTTCAATGGTCCGATTTCTGAAGTACGTGTTGCTAAAATCGATGGTAAATTGGTAATCAATCCATATGCCAGTGATTTAGAGCGTGCAACTTTAGAGTTTATGGTTGCTGGTTCGGCTAACGATATCGGTATGGTTGAGGGTGAGTGCGATGAAATTCAGGAAGATGAAATGGTTGAAGCATTGAAATTTGCACACGATGCAATTAAAAAACAATGTGCTATCCAGGTTGAATTAACAGAGGCTACAGGTAAAACTGTAAAACGCGAATATAGCCACGAAGATCACGATGCTGATTTAAAAGCAAAAGTTTACGCCGATACTTACGATAAAGTTTATGCATTAGCTAAATCTGGCTCGAACAAAGATGAGCGTAAAGTTGGTTTCACAGCAATTATTAACGAATTCTTCGAAGCAATGCCAGAAGATACTGCTGATTTAACTAAAGCAATGGCAAAACATTACTATCATGATGTACAGTACGATGCGATTAGAAATTTATTGTTAGATGAAGGTATTCGTTTAGACGGTCGTAAAACTACTGAAATTCGTCCTATCTGGAGTGAAGTTGGTTATTTACCTGCTGCTCACGGTTCGGCTGTATTTACACGTGGCGAGACTCAATCTTTAACTTCAGTTACTTTAGGTAGCAAAGATGATGAGCAAATGATTGATGGTGCTTTCTTTAATGGTTACCAAAAATTCTTATTGCACTATAACTTCCCTGGTTTTTCAACTGGTGAGGTAAGACCAAACAGAGGTGCAGGTCGCCGCGAAATTGGTCACGGTGCATTAGCACAACGCTCTTTGAAAAAAGTATTGCCACAAGGTGAGGCAAATCCTTATACCATCCGTGTTGTATCTGATATTTTAGAATCAAACGGTTCATCATCAATGGCAACTGTGTGTGCTGGTACATTAGCGCTAATGGATGCTGGTATTAAAATCAAATCTCCGGTTTCGGGTATTGCAATGGGTTTAATTACCGATGAGAAAACTGGTAAATATGCAATCCTTTCTGATATTTTAGGTGACGAAGATCATTTAGGTGATATGGACTTTAAAGTAACTGGTACTGAAAATGGTATCGTTGCTTGTCAAATGGACTTAAAAATCAATGGTTTATCGTACGAGGTTTTAACAAAAGCTTTATTGCAGGCTAAAGATGGTCGTTTACACATCTTAAACGAGATGAAGAAAACCATCAGCCAGCCGAATGAGGATTACAAACCACATGCTCCACGTATTGTTTCTTTAACTATCGATAAAGAATTTATTGGTGCAATTATCGGCCCTGGAGGTAAAATTATTCAGGAAATGCAACGCGAAACCGGTGCATCAATCTCTATCGAAGAAGTTGATGGAAAAGGTATTGTTGAGGTATTTGCTGATAATAAAGCATCAATTGATGCAGCAGTTACCCGTATCCGTAACATTGTAGCTAAACCAGAAATTGGCGAAATTTACCAAGGTAAAGTAAAATCAATTATGCCTTTCGGAGCATTTGTTGAAGTAATGCCAGGTAAAGATGGTTTATTACACATCTCTGAAATTTCGTGGGAACGTTTAGAAACCATGGATGGTGTGTTAAAAGAAGGTGATAAAATCGAGGTTAAATTGTTAGACATCGATAAACAAGGTAAAATGAAACTTTCCCGTAAGGTTTTATTACCAAGACCTGAAAAACCAGCTGCACCAAAAGCTTAA
- the rpsO gene encoding 30S ribosomal protein S15 produces the protein MYLSPEKKAEIFKQHGEVETNTGSAEGQVALFTYRIAHLTEHLKKNRKDFSTQLSLQKLVGKRRGILAYLYKKDIERYRAIIKTLQLRDIIKQK, from the coding sequence ATGTATTTAAGTCCAGAAAAGAAAGCCGAAATCTTTAAACAACACGGCGAAGTAGAAACCAACACTGGTTCTGCAGAAGGTCAGGTAGCGTTATTCACATACCGTATTGCGCACTTAACAGAACACTTAAAGAAAAATCGTAAAGATTTCTCTACACAGTTGTCACTTCAAAAATTGGTAGGTAAACGCCGCGGTATTTTGGCTTACCTATACAAAAAAGATATTGAGCGCTATCGTGCTATCATCAAAACTCTTCAGTTGCGTGATATCATTAAACAAAAATAA
- a CDS encoding thioesterase family protein — protein MEKNQYSIFESELRVRPDDIDMFNHVHNSKYLDYVLAARYEQMERFYGMPWEHFTKLGLGWVVSRVDINFKRPLLMNDLMLIRTGILTMHEKGCSVQFEIINKKTGKVASDGIFDYVLIDLNTNRGSKVTEEMIKAYSI, from the coding sequence TTGGAAAAGAATCAATACAGCATCTTCGAAAGCGAATTACGTGTCCGTCCGGATGATATAGACATGTTCAACCACGTGCACAACAGTAAATATTTAGATTATGTGCTGGCTGCCCGTTACGAACAGATGGAAAGGTTTTACGGAATGCCTTGGGAACATTTTACCAAACTAGGGTTAGGCTGGGTGGTAAGCCGTGTTGATATCAATTTTAAACGCCCTCTATTGATGAACGACTTGATGCTGATCCGTACCGGAATTTTAACCATGCACGAAAAAGGTTGCTCGGTGCAGTTCGAAATCATCAATAAAAAAACCGGCAAGGTAGCTTCGGATGGCATTTTTGACTACGTATTGATTGACCTGAATACCAACAGAGGCTCTAAGGTTACTGAAGAGATGATCAAAGCTTACAGTATTTAA
- a CDS encoding MATE family efflux transporter, with amino-acid sequence MSQSIKTKGKLSSFFELLVQAIKGHEVDLTAISIKRAIILLAIPMMLEMAMESVFALVDLYFVGHLENSSNAIQTVGLTESVLTIIYSLAIGLSMAATAVVARRIGEKNPEAASKAGMQTILIAVSVNLIISILGLIYARDILLLMGASTVTADHGTPFVRIMMGGSLIIVLLFLINGIFRGAGNAAIAMRSLWIANIANIILCPIFINGFGPIPAFGLTGAAIATTIGRGLGVTYQVYNLFNGKNALKIIISNFIPDWEQIKAIVKIAVPGILQFSIGSCSYIFLTRLVATTGGPDGSAGFQTALRLMMFSILPAWGLSNASAALVGQNLGAGHLDRAEKSVFITMKYMVGFMAIISILSLTCGNLFAAFFTSDKKVIEIASYALKTLSIGFIIYGLGMVLTSAFNGAGDTWTPTKINVFAFWLFQIPFAYFLTRFLELGPTGVFIAIPTAEAGIAVAAYILFKKGKWKKTVV; translated from the coding sequence ATGTCACAGTCCATAAAGACAAAGGGCAAACTATCTTCTTTTTTCGAGCTGCTCGTGCAAGCTATAAAAGGTCACGAGGTCGATTTAACAGCTATCAGTATAAAAAGGGCCATTATTTTACTGGCCATCCCTATGATGCTGGAAATGGCTATGGAATCTGTTTTCGCGCTGGTTGATTTATATTTTGTTGGCCATTTGGAAAATAGTAGTAACGCTATACAAACCGTTGGCTTAACAGAATCTGTTTTAACTATTATTTATTCGCTCGCTATTGGTTTAAGTATGGCTGCCACAGCAGTTGTAGCCCGCAGAATAGGTGAGAAAAATCCCGAAGCTGCTTCAAAAGCAGGTATGCAAACTATTTTAATTGCCGTAAGCGTTAATCTCATTATCAGTATTTTAGGCTTAATTTATGCCCGCGATATTTTATTACTGATGGGCGCAAGTACGGTAACCGCCGATCATGGTACTCCTTTCGTACGCATTATGATGGGTGGTAGTCTTATTATTGTATTGCTGTTCTTAATTAATGGTATTTTCAGAGGTGCCGGAAATGCCGCCATTGCCATGCGAAGTTTATGGATCGCAAACATTGCAAATATTATCCTCTGCCCTATTTTCATCAACGGTTTTGGCCCGATACCTGCATTTGGTTTAACCGGCGCAGCCATTGCAACAACCATTGGCCGAGGTTTGGGTGTAACTTACCAGGTTTACAATCTTTTTAATGGTAAGAATGCATTAAAAATTATCATTAGTAATTTTATTCCCGATTGGGAGCAGATTAAGGCTATTGTAAAAATTGCCGTTCCTGGTATTTTGCAGTTTAGTATAGGTTCATGCAGTTATATTTTTCTTACAAGATTAGTTGCAACAACCGGAGGGCCAGATGGTTCGGCAGGATTTCAAACAGCTTTGAGATTAATGATGTTTTCTATATTGCCTGCATGGGGGCTTAGCAATGCTTCTGCGGCTCTTGTTGGGCAGAATCTAGGTGCTGGTCATTTAGATAGAGCTGAGAAATCAGTCTTTATAACAATGAAGTATATGGTCGGTTTTATGGCAATAATAAGTATACTTTCTCTGACATGCGGAAATTTATTTGCAGCGTTTTTTACATCAGATAAAAAGGTAATTGAAATCGCAAGTTATGCATTAAAAACACTAAGTATTGGCTTCATCATTTATGGATTGGGAATGGTACTTACTAGTGCATTTAATGGTGCCGGCGATACCTGGACACCTACAAAAATAAACGTTTTTGCCTTTTGGCTGTTTCAGATTCCCTTCGCTTACTTTTTGACCAGGTTTTTAGAGCTGGGCCCAACCGGAGTATTTATAGCTATACCAACCGCCGAAGCAGGAATTGCTGTAGCCGCTTACATCCTGTTTAAAAAAGGTAAATGGAAGAAAACGGTTGTTTAA